From the Pontiella agarivorans genome, one window contains:
- a CDS encoding citrate synthase: protein MSKINDLGTATLTFDNESIELPVFEGSEKEKAVDIRTLRAKTGMITYDPGFVNTGCCQSDVTYIDGEKGILRYRGYDINDLAEKCEFVDVAYLLVHGKLPSREQHDEFSTNMNYHSLLHEDMRHFFDAYPDHAHPMATLSAMAVSLSTFYPELEDATLQENIDYKVTRLLSKMRTAAAFAYKKSIGHPIVYPRPDLKYCENFINMMFRTPVNSYEVDPVVAKALNKLLILHADHEQNCSASVVKMVGSAGANLYASISAGICALWGPLHGGANQHVIEMLERIITEDKGDVKRVVARAKDKNDPFRLMGVGHRVYKSYDPRAKVAKTMCKDVLEALGVSDPLVDLAQELEDAVLADDYFVERNLYPNIDFYTGLTYRAMGIPTDMFTVMFAIGRIPGWIAQWLEMREDPHGRIGRPRQIYTGHTQRPVE, encoded by the coding sequence ATTAATGATCTAGGCACAGCAACGCTGACATTTGATAATGAATCGATTGAGCTCCCGGTTTTTGAAGGTTCAGAAAAAGAGAAGGCTGTTGATATCCGCACCCTGCGGGCGAAGACCGGAATGATCACGTATGACCCCGGCTTTGTGAACACCGGATGTTGTCAGTCTGACGTAACTTACATTGATGGCGAAAAAGGAATTCTGCGTTATCGCGGATATGACATCAATGATCTTGCGGAAAAATGCGAATTTGTTGACGTGGCCTATCTGCTGGTCCACGGAAAGCTGCCGTCAAGAGAGCAGCACGACGAGTTCTCAACCAACATGAACTATCATTCGCTTCTACATGAAGATATGCGTCATTTTTTTGATGCCTATCCGGATCATGCGCATCCGATGGCCACGCTGTCGGCCATGGCGGTGTCGCTCTCTACATTCTACCCGGAACTCGAAGACGCAACCCTTCAGGAAAACATCGATTACAAGGTAACGCGTCTGCTTTCAAAAATGCGTACGGCGGCGGCCTTTGCTTATAAAAAATCAATCGGCCATCCGATTGTGTATCCGCGCCCGGACCTCAAATACTGTGAAAACTTCATCAATATGATGTTCCGCACTCCGGTGAACAGCTACGAAGTTGATCCGGTGGTGGCCAAGGCTCTGAATAAACTGCTGATTCTGCATGCCGACCACGAACAGAACTGCTCGGCGTCTGTTGTAAAGATGGTAGGTTCTGCCGGCGCCAATCTTTACGCATCAATTTCCGCGGGAATTTGCGCGCTCTGGGGGCCGCTGCACGGCGGAGCAAACCAGCATGTTATCGAAATGCTTGAGCGCATCATTACCGAGGATAAAGGGGACGTGAAACGTGTGGTGGCCCGCGCAAAAGACAAAAATGATCCGTTCCGCCTGATGGGGGTCGGTCATCGTGTTTACAAATCCTATGATCCGCGCGCCAAAGTGGCCAAAACCATGTGTAAAGATGTGCTGGAAGCCCTTGGAGTGAGCGATCCGCTGGTGGATCTTGCTCAGGAACTCGAAGACGCCGTGTTGGCCGACGATTATTTTGTGGAACGCAACCTCTACCCGAATATTGATTTCTATACCGGACTGACCTATCGCGCCATGGGTATCCCGACGGATATGTTTACCGTTATGTTCGCGATCGGCCGCATCCCGGGCTGGATTGCCCAGTGGTTGGAAATGCGTGAAGATCCGCACGGACGCATTGGACGCCCGCGCCAGATCTACACCGGCCATACACAGCGTCCGGTTGAATAG
- a CDS encoding TPR end-of-group domain-containing protein, with protein sequence MSKNRNTGRHQAVELSFLEKVAKRLPEDVEILQALADLYTKTGKFQDGLAIDEKLSHQLPNDDLVWYNLGCSYSLTSQADQAFEALTRAVELGYSDYDWMKTDPDLNNLHADPRFESLLSWLYTACNEEE encoded by the coding sequence ATGAGCAAAAACAGAAATACCGGTCGCCATCAGGCGGTCGAGCTGAGTTTTCTCGAAAAGGTTGCAAAACGCCTGCCGGAGGATGTTGAAATCCTCCAGGCTTTGGCGGATTTGTACACCAAAACCGGAAAATTTCAGGACGGGCTGGCCATTGATGAAAAGCTGAGTCACCAGCTGCCGAACGATGATCTGGTTTGGTACAATCTGGGGTGTTCTTATTCGCTGACCAGTCAGGCCGATCAGGCTTTTGAGGCATTGACGCGGGCGGTTGAGTTGGGCTATTCGGATTATGATTGGATGAAAACCGATCCGGATCTGAACAACCTTCACGCCGATCCGCGCTTTGAATCGCTGCTCAGCTGGCTCTACACCGCCTGCAATGAAGAGGAGTAA